The segment AATCTCTCCCACAAATTCTGCACATTACACAAAACCAAAAAACGAGCAGATATTTTTatacaaaaaaagaaagaaggaaggaaCAGAGAAATGCCTCTGAAGAAGACTGATTGCTATAAGAAAATTAAACTCTCTGGATCTATCTACATCTAAATAATGAACAAGAAAGGGAGAAACAAAATCTAGTGCTGCTAATTAAGGACTAACACGAGATGACAGAAAATCTGTCTCCCTCATCAGATGCCCATCACCACACCAACCTCGACGCGGCGCTTGCCGGCCGCCACCTGGCAGCTGAACTCCCCGCCGGCGACGTTGCAGAAGCCGCCGTGCACAGCAACCTGCACcttctcgccgccgccgctcccccgCGCCTCCGGCTCCTTCTCGCTGtccggggaggaggcggcgtcgTCGTCCACGAACCGGAGGCGGAGCCGCCCGCCAGCGCGTGAGGCCCGGAACACCCCACGGCGCTGCTCCACGCGCACCTCCGTCAGGATGAGCCGCCCGCCGCACCGCTCCGCGCGCATGAACGCCTCCGCCGCCCGCGGCATCGCCGGGGGCAGGCGCCGCCGCTTCTTCTCCGGCGAAGACGCCACCAGGGGCTCAACCCCTATCCGCtccgcgccgcccgcctcctcctcctcctcctcggcggccgggagctggttGATCTCGGTGTCGTCGCCCCCGACGTCGCCGCTCTCTGACCCGAGGCTCTCCGTGCACGCGCCCACCGCGTCCTCCCCCCGCCACCCACCGTACCCTCCGTAGCCCATCGTCGCCGCTCGCCAGAACATCGGGTCCTCCTCCCTCTCACTGACCACCATGGTGTGAATGGGTGCGCGCGGTTATATACGCGGAACCAGTGGCAGAGCCGTAATTATCTGCACCTTTGCTGCGAGTGAGGGAGAAGCGAAGCCTGTGTCTATCTTACTGACGTGCGGGCCCGCCTAATGTGTGGGCCACCGTCAGCGGGTGGGACCGAGGCGTGCCCGCGCGCCGCTATGAGAGTTTCCATTCTGGGAAGGTGGGGTCCACCGTCGCCTCGCGCGGCGAGCCGGGCTTGTTTGCCATCCCATCCCACACTGACATGCTGTCCCGGACCCACACGTCAGCGGGTACGTGGGTGAGGAGGCGCGTGGCCTTCCAGGCTGGCGGTAGAGAGAAGGCACGTTTCTATCTGATCAGTTACTGACGTGTGGGGTCCGGGGACAGCGTGGGCCCCGGTGTCGGTGGCGTGCTGGTTTCCGTTGGGGGCCAGGCTCACGGGCGCGTGGGGCGGTTGGCGGGGCCAGACGGCGGCGCGGCTGGGCTGAGCTGAGCTGGAGCACAACCAAGAGCGGCACGGTTTTTAATGCGCGTTTGCATGCATGGACGCGGCGAAAAGGCGTTGGCTGCTTGCGGACAAAAGTGGCAAGTATGGCTCGGCAGGCTCGC is part of the Phragmites australis chromosome 12, lpPhrAust1.1, whole genome shotgun sequence genome and harbors:
- the LOC133886504 gene encoding protein SUGARY ENHANCER 1-like — encoded protein: MVVSEREEDPMFWRAATMGYGGYGGWRGEDAVGACTESLGSESGDVGGDDTEINQLPAAEEEEEEAGGAERIGVEPLVASSPEKKRRRLPPAMPRAAEAFMRAERCGGRLILTEVRVEQRRGVFRASRAGGRLRLRFVDDDAASSPDSEKEPEARGSGGGEKVQVAVHGGFCNVAGGEFSCQVAAGKRRVEVGVVMGI